Below is a window of Clostridiales bacterium DNA.
CGGACGCTGTGCGCAGCGGCGCGGGTCTGGAACTGAAGCCCAGCGGAAAGAAGGATGACATCGGGAAGCTGACGGACGCGTTTGCGGCGATGAACGACGCGGTGAAGAAGCGCGAGGAATCGCTGAGGGAACAGGCGGAACAGCGGCAGCGCCTGATTGACGCGCTGGCCCACGAGATGCGCACACCGCTGACCTCCGTGGTAAGCGCGGCCCGCCTGATCCAGAACGGAAACGCGGACGCGGAAACGCGGGAACGGATGTGCGACCTGATCGTAAGGGAATCCCGGCGCCTGGCGGAAATGGACGAAAACCTGATGAAGCTGACGCGCATGAACGGTGCGGAACCGGAACCGGAGACATTTTCCCTGAAGGAAATGGCCGAAGAAGCCCTGGCCGCGGTACCGGAAACGGAACTGGCCGGGGAGGACAGCACCGTGACAGCGGACCGCGCCCTGGTGATCCAGCTGCTGCGGAACCTGGTGAACAATGCCGCGAAGAGCGGAACGGAAACTCCGGTACGCGTGACGCTGCATGAAGGCGGATTTACCGTATCGGACGAGGGACGGGGCATGACGGAGGAGGAAGTGCGCCGGTGCACGGAGCCCTTCTGGAAAGCGGATCCGGCCCGGACAAGGGCGTCCGGCGGCGCCGGCCTGGGCCTCACGATCTGCCGCGAGATCGCCGAACTGCACGGGGCAAAGCTGGAAATCCGCAGCGAACCCGGCAGGGGAACCAACGTGGAATTTACACTGCCGTTACATCCCGGTGAAGACTCTGAAACAACGGATCCGGTATCCTGTGACTGAAAGGAGTGATCATGAATGATGAATCACAAAAACAGGAAGTCATGGAGAACAGTAATCATAATGCTGCTGGTGCTGGCGGTGCTGCCGCTGAACGCCCTGGCGCTGACGGAGGATACGCTGGAGCCTGCGCCGGAGAACGCGGAAACCGTAAAGGCGGCATCAGCCGGGCAGTACCTGCCGACAGCCAGGAAGCCCTGGAACCGGAAAGAAGTATCGGCAGATGAGACGGTGGATACCCAGTTTTCCGAAACATCCGGGTTTGACAGGCCGTGGCTGACCGACCTGGAGCTGGCGCGGACACGGCGGCTGATGGAGCAGATGGCCGCGGGGGAAGCAGTCTATACCGGTCCGTCCGTGGTGAGCGCATCCGGGAATGCGTTCCGCGGCATCGGCGTCTATCCGCTGAATCCGGAGGATTATGACGGGGAAACATTTTATGTGCGGCTGCCGCAGTACCAGCCGCTGACCGATGAGCAGATCCGGTCCCTGATTTCTGCCTTCAACGAACTGGGAATTCCATTTGATCCGGATTCACTGGGGAGCCGGAACTGCAGCCGGCGGGATGAAGATTATGTGCAGGATTATGAATCCAGACCGATCAGCGAGGAAGAAGAACAGCGCCTGGAAATCATCCGGACACTGATCCGGCAGGGTGTGCTGACAAAAGACAGTATCCCGGCAGGAACAAAGGATTATTATATTCCGATCGGGTCAGGTACTCTCCGGCTCTATCCCTACCGGAGCATGACGGATGATGAGCTGGCCCTGCTGGCCCTGCATACGGACAGCCGGTGGGAGGATGACCCGCTGGAGATTGAACAGATGGCGAAGGACGCTGTCCGCAGCTTCTATCCGGAGGTCGACAGCCTGGAGAATGAGGATATTTACATGTATATCCCGGAATCCTATATTGACAGCGGAAGGTATTATATCCGCTATCATGTGGGGATGAGTATGAGTATCGAATCCTGGGAAAACGATGATATCCAGTATATCGACGTTGAGCTGATGAAGGAATACGGCGGGAAGCCGGAAATCAGCGACGTAGGAATTTTCCTGAGCTTTGACATGATGGCAGACCATGGGACCGGAACCCGGGAGGCGTGGATCGCGGCGGCCAGGGAATGGGCGGAATCCAGCCTGAAGGCACCGGACGGAAAGGTGCCGCAGAACTGGTTCCTTGAGAATGAACCGCAAACCTATTTTGAACCGTCCTATTATGTAAGGGGAGCATTTGTATCCGGTGAAACGCCGGAGTGGGAAGTGAATGTGCAGGTAGAACCGGACACCATGAAAGTAACAACCGTCTCGATGACCAGCAAGAAATGGCGGCATGTATATGAGGGAACAAAAATGCCGGAAGAAGCGGCATACATGCCTTCGAACGCCCGGCCGGCAAACCGGGACGCGGTTTCGGCTGATGGGAAGACAGACCCGCAGATGGTAATCCGGCATGATGATTACCATGCGGAAGAGGACGGATTTTACCTGCCCTGGCTGACGGACCTGGAGCTGGCCCGGACCCGGAAACTGATGGAACAGGCGGCTGCAGGAGAAGTGACCTATACCGGCCCTTCCGCGGTCAACGCTTCCGGGAACATGGACGGCCGGGTCGGTGTTTATCCGCTGAACCCGGCGGATTTTGACGGTGAGGAGTTCTATGTGCTGCTGCCGCAGTACGACAGCCTGACAGATGAACAGATCCTTTCCCTGATCGCGGCCTTTGACGAGCTGGGTATTCCGTTTGATCCCGACTCGCTGTGCGGCCGGAACTGCGGACGGAACATGTGGTTCCGGCAGACCCGCTGCCTGACGGACGCGGAAGAGGAACGCCTGGAGAAAGCCAAGGATCTCGTACGGCGAGGAAAGGTGACCGCGGAGGATATCCCAGGAGGAACGCCGGACGGCTATATGGAAATGGAGTGGTACGGTGATGATGCCTGCTTCCACTTCTATCCGTACCGGGAAATGACGGATGATGAAATCAACCGGCTGGCCCTGCATTACGAGGAAAAATGGGAAGACGAGCCGGAAAAGGTGGAACAGTTCGCGATGGATACCCTCCACGGCCTTTTCCGGAAACCGCAGCAGCTTGAGCTGGAAAATGAGGAAATCTTTTACGCACCGCTGGACAGGGAAGGCGTGATCTCCTACGTCCTGTATGTGGATGACACGGAAAACCGGTGGAAGGACTGGGATTACCTGGTGATCGAAAAGAAGGATCCCGGCAGTGAGCCGGAAATCGCCCGGATTTTCATTGATTATGAGCGCTATGTCCCCGAAGAACGATATGTTCCGGAAGCAGATGAGGAGGCCTGGATCGGAAGCGCGAAGGCCTGGGCTGCGGAAAATCTGCAGTACCCGGACGGGCAGGAGCCGGAGGAATGGACGGTTTCCTATGTGAATACCCAATCACCGGCCGGCTACAGCACGGCTACGATTCAGGGAAAAACACAGAGCTGGATTTACAGTATTACCGTTAACCAGATCAACCTGGAAGTCTGGCAGTTCATGGCAGACAACCGCAGCTGGTACCCGGAAGAATAAACCGGAGCAAAGCAAAACCGGCAGGCATCGGAATGATGCCTGCCGGTTCTTCATATCCGGGATTAGTTCGCCGGGATGTATTCGCCGTAGATGAAATCGTGCAGCGATTCGGTGGTCTTCTGCTTGTTCGTCATCACGGTGACGCTGGAGCCGTTGATCGTCTGGTAGCTGTAGGTCTTGTCCTCCGGAATGCGGAACTCCTGGATGACGCTGTCGACGGACTCCAGGAAGTCCAGGCTGAAGCTGCCCAGGACGCCCATGGCGACCTTCGCCATCTCATCCAGCGGCATGTTGGTGATCAGGTACTGGGTCCAGTCCACCACCAGGTTGAAGAAGTCCAGCTTTCCGCTCTTGATTTTCGCCATGGTGGGGCGGAGCAGGCTGTCCAGCAGGTGCCGGGTGCGCGCGGTGCGGACGAAGTCGTTGTCGATCTCGCGGAGGCGGGCATACATCAGGGCCTGCAGGCCGTCCAGGTGCTGGACGCCGGCCTTCTCAGCCAGCTTCTGCCGGCCTTCGGAATGGTTGTCGTAGGTGGCGGCAATTTCCGCGCCGTGGTACTTCCGCTCGCGCTTTCCGTCCGAGCCAATCTTATAGCTGCCGTCCGGATTCTTCAGGTAGACCACCCGCATATCCAGGTATTTGTTGATCGCCTTGGCTTCTTCCTTCGTCAGGTCGATATCGGCGCCGCCCAGGGACTCGATGATCTCCTCCACGCCGAAGAAGTTGATCGCGACGTAGTGGCGGATGTTCAGCTGGAAGTTCTTGTTGACGGTGGCGATGCAGGTTTCGGGGGAGTCCACCCAGGAGTGGTACTTGCCGTTTTTGTAGATCGCGCGGCCGAAGGAGTTGGCGATGATGGCCTTGTTCTTGCGGCCGGGGATTTCCACGTAGGTGTTGCGGGCGATGGAGGTCAGCTTGATCGTGCCTTCCTCCGTGTTGATGGACAGGATCATCAGCACGTCGGACCGCTTGGCGACGGAGTTGTCCGTCGGGTCTTCCTCCTTGTAGCGCATCTGCTCGCTGAGCTTCTGGATCTCCTTGGTTCCGCGGACGTCCACGCCGATCAGCAGGATGTTGATGACGTTGTCCGGCAGGTTCGGGTTGATGTACAGGTCGGCCGGATCGATGGAATCATCGATCTCCAGCTCCGCCGTCAGGTCCATCAGCTGGCTGATCTGCTCGGCGGTGAGGTGGTCCTCGCCGAGTATGATGTTGCCGTTTTCATCGACTTCGTATTCATCTTCGGTGATTTCGACAATTTCGAATTCCTCGTCTTCACCCTCCGGTTCGCCTTCGGCAAAAGCCAGCACGGGCAGCAGCAGGGCCAGGACCAGGAAAATGGAAAGCAAACGTTTCATTCGGTTATCCTCCAAAAAACAGCAAAGTTCAGGCGCCGGAAAGGTCAGAGCGGATGGTTCAGCTCATCAAGTGTCATCTCAAAGGCCGGCAGGAAATCCCGCAGGAAGTCCTGCACCTCGGGCAGGGCGATCGCGTCGATGGCGGCTTTTACGTTCTCCGCGGCGTAATCGAACTCCCGGTTGCCGGCCCGTTTCTCCTCCAGGCACTT
It encodes the following:
- a CDS encoding HAMP domain-containing histidine kinase, which encodes MKKRVFIGMLALVLLILPVSLYLQINQAFRQSLESARNSALREESAIARALSMELQREDDRAGSDTTLRRIAYDAQRRYGSANVQVLLYSGRNQLNGQLPVTAPEILLEAEERSTYLSSADHNMYIVHPLDAEITLITVTDFSPFYEARAEQTRFALWICLGGTVLAAVLALLISGGLTRSLRRLAQSADAVRSGAGLELKPSGKKDDIGKLTDAFAAMNDAVKKREESLREQAEQRQRLIDALAHEMRTPLTSVVSAARLIQNGNADAETRERMCDLIVRESRRLAEMDENLMKLTRMNGAEPEPETFSLKEMAEEALAAVPETELAGEDSTVTADRALVIQLLRNLVNNAAKSGTETPVRVTLHEGGFTVSDEGRGMTEEEVRRCTEPFWKADPARTRASGGAGLGLTICREIAELHGAKLEIRSEPGRGTNVEFTLPLHPGEDSETTDPVSCD
- a CDS encoding LCP family protein, which gives rise to MKRLLSIFLVLALLLPVLAFAEGEPEGEDEEFEIVEITEDEYEVDENGNIILGEDHLTAEQISQLMDLTAELEIDDSIDPADLYINPNLPDNVINILLIGVDVRGTKEIQKLSEQMRYKEEDPTDNSVAKRSDVLMILSINTEEGTIKLTSIARNTYVEIPGRKNKAIIANSFGRAIYKNGKYHSWVDSPETCIATVNKNFQLNIRHYVAINFFGVEEIIESLGGADIDLTKEEAKAINKYLDMRVVYLKNPDGSYKIGSDGKRERKYHGAEIAATYDNHSEGRQKLAEKAGVQHLDGLQALMYARLREIDNDFVRTARTRHLLDSLLRPTMAKIKSGKLDFFNLVVDWTQYLITNMPLDEMAKVAMGVLGSFSLDFLESVDSVIQEFRIPEDKTYSYQTINGSSVTVMTNKQKTTESLHDFIYGEYIPAN